The Cytophagales bacterium genome segment AAGTTTTATATCATCCAGCAAAGCTGTGTAAGAAGGCGTATGCCCCCGTTTGCCATCTGACTTTCCATGCCCGCGCAGGTCAAAAGCTGTCAAAGCAAATCCTTTATCAGTGATGTATTCTGCAAGATGGACATATCTGCTGCTATGTTCTCCCAAGCCATGCACAAGGCAAATCACTGCTTTAGGACTATCTTGCGGCTCCCAGCCCTGAGCAAATAGTTCTAAATCGTCTGGGGTGCGGTATTTGTCTTCGAAGTGTTTCATAATCCAGAGTACGGGAATAATAATACTCAATAAAATGCTAATATACGAATGAATACTAATGATACTAATAAAGAAGAGGACACAGCAAAATAATTAGGTAGTGCTTTTCATTAGTCCCGCACATAAACTTAATTATTGGAATTTAGAAAAAAATGCTATAGTTAATTAAATTTATGCGCGGGATTAGTATAATTAGTATGAATTAGTATATTAGCATTACACCTATTCGTATCAGCTTCCAATCAAAATAAATGGCGCCCAATAGTAAGGTGCAGCGTTTTTGCCATCTTTGATCATTTGCAGCTTCGCCTCTTTTATTGATTGTGACACTGATTTTTTACTGATGAGCCTGCTATAAAAATCTATCATCAGATTTGAAGTTGATTCATCTGCTACACGCCACAGTGATACAACTAAATTAGTGGAGCCCGAATAAAGAAATCCTCTTGTCAAACCGATAATTCCTTCTCCTTTTTGAACTTTTCCCAAAGCAGTTTCGCAGGCGCTTAATACCACAATATTGGCGTTAAGTTTAAGATTGTAT includes the following:
- a CDS encoding CHAT domain-containing protein produces the protein HIATHGVINEEKTKLSGLLLYGDTTTVEDGILYAGETYNLKLNANIVVLSACETALGKVQKGEGIIGLTRGFLYSGSTNLVVSLWRVADESTSNLMIDFYSRLISKKSVSQSIKEAKLQMIKDGKNAAPYYWAPFILIGS